The Centroberyx gerrardi isolate f3 chromosome 24, fCenGer3.hap1.cur.20231027, whole genome shotgun sequence genome includes a region encoding these proteins:
- the ccdc3a gene encoding coiled-coil domain-containing protein 3a, with translation MFLPALLLAALGLFARPDAFTHGCQLPSEWRPLSEGCRAELAEIIIYARVLGIHREPLGGGGGGAGGMYNSLPFPFGYGYEGAEEGLLYAAEVELLCDQAWGSMLEVPAGSRLNLTGLGYLSCQSHTVMENYSYIFFLRMDENYNLLPHAVNFQDAIFPDTAEHRRTFASLFQFSNCSQAGFSPDWDVPDDSRLLCSSVQAALFEEEERGRKLQERLAAAERRNRQLKERVRKVKRSLRNARKAARKAEQEARELQEKLRAAERRAGHHLNAITQEEPPPGRYAGAALRKRTPL, from the exons ATGTTTCTGCCGGCTCTCCTGCTCGCGGCGCTCGGCCTCTTTGCGCGCCCGGACGCCTTTACGCACGGCTGCCAGCTGCCGTCCGAGTGGCGGCCGCTGAGCGAGGGCTGCCGGGCGGAGCTGGCCGAGATCATCATCTACGCCCGGGTGCTGGGGATCCACCGGGAGCCGCTggggggcggcggcggcggggcgGGCGGGATGTACAACTCGCTGCCCTTCCCGTTCGGGTACGGCTACGAGGGCGCGGAGGAAGGGCTGCTGTACGCGGCGGAGGTGGAGCTGCTGTGCGACCAGGCGTGGGGCAGCATGCTGGAGGTGCCCGCCGGGTCCCGGCTCAACCTGACCGGCCTGGGATACCTGTCCTGCCAGTCCCACACCGTGATGGAGAACTACTCCTACATCTTCTTCCTCAG gATGGATGAGAACTACAACCTGCTGCCGCACGCCGTCAACTTCCAGGACGCCATCTTCCCCGACACGGCCGAGCACCGCCGCACCTTCGCCAGCCTCTTCCAGTTCTCCAACTGCAGCCAGGCCGGCTTCAGCCCCGACTGGGACGTCCCGGACGACAGCAGG ctgcTGTGCTCGTCCGTCCAGGCGGCGCTGttcgaggaggaggagcgcggGCGGAAGCTGCAGGAGCGCCTGGCGGCGGCCGAGCGGAGGAACCGGCAGCTGAAGGAGCGCGTCCGCAAGGTGAAGCGCTCGCTGAGGAACGCCCGCAAGGCGGCGCGCAAGGCGGAGCAGGAGGCGCGGGAGCTGCAGGAGAAGCTGCGGGCCGCCGAGCGCCGGGCGGGGCACCACCTCAACGCCATCACGCAGGAGGAGCCGCCGCCCGGACGCTACGCCGGCGCGGCGCTACGCAAGAGAACGCCGCTTTAA